The nucleotide sequence TATATATCGAATATAAATCTTATAGACTTaaagtttgaagaaaattaataatttaacatgATATAAAAGTGTTGTATGAACGGAATCTGCAATTCTGCCCTTCCTCGTTGTTTCTCTTCTCCTCAAATTTGCAATTTCTGCCTTTTCACCTAATGTGTATGATTAGTAGGAGGATGATGGAGCGTTTGGTCTTTTTCTACGTGGAAACACGTTTTATAGGGACGGGTAATGGGTCATGAAATATCTCGATGTCTCCAATTATTTAAGTCCACGTCGAAGGAAAACATGTCCGATGATAGGACCCACAAACACATGCACAGGGCGGCCTGATTAGGCTGACTGCATCTAATTTGCTTTTTCCCACCATGCATGCTCCcgtttattttatttcaattttgttttttgtttggtcATCCATGACTTTCATGTTTCCCACGTAATTTTTGGTTGCTCCAATCCAAGGTAAATGTGCATGCAAAGTGGCCACGTTGATGAAAGCTATTCAACAATTGCACCAATGCCAAATACGTCGGCACGTAATTAAATTAATCATGCACTCTCCCTCAAAGTCCATTAATTAACAGTCATATTAAAAGTAACAACGCATGCACACACAGTCAAGCCCGTGAAAATTTCAATCAATTAATAATACTTCACATGGGTATCAACCACATTTAACTAATCACTATGattattaaatgtatttgtCATTTGGGTAATTTGCCACGAACCTCCCTACTGATATTATCTATTAGACGCTTAAAAAGGTCCTTATGAATAttgttatataattaaaaaaaatcttattaatatgcaatattataaaaataaaataaaattctctttGAAATgagatattataattaatttttatatatacatcaCGAATGATGCATGTCCTACGAGATTATAGATTTAGACAATTATATAtgcaatattataaaaataaaataaaattatctttgaaatgagatatcataattaatttttatatatacatcaCGAATGATGCATGTCTTACGAGATTATAGATTTAGACAAATACAAGAGATTataagattatataaaaaaacaatgatcAAATAGATTAAGTTTCATGAGACCCTTACGCAATAGAGATAgataaagttttaaattaagtttGAGGACATCaattataatgatttatttatttttattatgcataTCATCTGTTTGATTTTAATGGgttattacaattttaaaatatatttatatagttcatatatatatatatatataggattaaatatattttacctttttaagtATTTTACACTTTGTTTTCTCACGTTCAAAACTCAAGActttatttcctaaatttgtttaaaaactaCATTTTGCTCTTTCAACTcattaaaaaaccaataaatgacatgttaaagttaaaaaaaaaaatgaaaaaggttgaaatgtaaagaaaaatactTACTCTTTAAGTTTAAAGTTGTTACACTTTACAATTACACGCAAAAATTATGAATAGATGTGCAAATatctctttaaaataaaaaaatgaaaacggGTAATTGTCATAATTTGAAgacatttagaaaaaattgagtttaaaacTATCAATTTAAGGTTAATTCTACCCAAATTTAAGCCACAGTTTAAATGGGagtgtggaaaaaaaaattcttttataattttataaaagttttataattagGAGGTTAAGTGttgctttttaataaatttaattggtAAAATAATGAGTTTCGAATATGAGAGGGTAAAATATAAAACGcgtatgataaaaaatatttttttataattttatgaaaattttgtaattaaggGGTTGAGTGTTGccctttaataaatttaatgggcaaaatgttgaattttgaaacGCTAAAGGGTAAAACACGTTTTCCTATACCGACTTGGAAAGTTGGAATTAGGTAACCATAGCTGATGTAACCACTCATTTGTATGTTTTCatgatgataaattattataaacaaaataaatgtaatataGAGCTTGAAGCTTTGCCCTTCACGTAAGATAACCAAAAAAGTAGCTTCTATGACTTTTCACGCATTCGGCATTTCTTAATCAGCACTTCTCAAGTCCGTGGCCACCACGCATCTGCCGCACCGAATAAACGGTATAATAATAGCTTATATAatggaaggttttttttttttttttttttttttagagtttttaaagaaattacATGAGACATGGTCCCGTTTTGTCAAAAATATTCGATTGAAACAAAcgtattaaatattttattttattttttaatttaaataaaagccGAATAAGCTTTTGACAAGTTTATTGTATGATTGAAATGTTTGACGGGTcgatataataataaaaaactataataaaTCAAGCTTTGGTATGATTAGGGCGATGCATTATTTGAACCAAATCCTATGAACGTTCACGGGTTCTCCGCAATGGCCtaattagttatatatatatatagatcgCTTTCTAttgccttttcctttttctaaggATAACTGAACCCAACGAAAGTGATGCTCTGCCTGCCGACTGAATAGGAAGCAGTGGCGGCCGTTATATAACAAACGAAAGCGTTCGGTTTATCTTCATTCATTGATATAATCTAACGTTGGCCCCCCTTCTGCAAATCTAATTTCCCCATGTAGTAAATACTGAAGAGAAATTTTGTCTAGGAAAAAGATTTCAAACAAAGATATTCCAAACGCAGCCTTAGTCTAGGAATATGTAAGCTTTTCTGCGCTAtcaatgatttttattttcaatctcgTGTAACATGCCCTAGgaagtaaaattaaattgttgaCAGGCTATGTCTTTCTTTCTATGATGTCTCTCTTTCTCTGAAGTGACTCAAAACAACTTGATGTGTAACAATTGACATATTATCACATTAACATGAGCCAACCAATCTAGAAGTTCAAAAGTCATAGGGCCAAAACTTCAGCCtccaaaaatcaaatcattttcaaacattaaatcAAGCAATGAATTGAAAATGGATTTAACAGGTAACTTcaatgatatataatttttaattccatttttctgATTAGTGGTCCTGTACAGGAAGACTTCATAATACAACccgaaaaaaatcatttattccTTCTAATACATACCCTCTGCATTCATACTATAAAACTGACCTGAAAAAACCAATATTCAATAAACTATATGGGGGAAAAAACAGTAGCTAAACCTTGATCCACTGCGATTTGGAGGTTGTCATAGGCCATCAGGGTCTTCTGGTCACACTTGTATGTCCCATTCCCTCTGGCCAGGACCTCACCATCTGAGTCTATGATCCCTCCCTTGGTTGGGTCCTCAGTGCGAGGACCAGGCTCCAAAACAAACGCTTTCACCTGTATTTGTCACAAGGAAAGGGTGAGGTGGATAGAGTTGAGAGAGAGATGAAGAATTGAAGTTGCAGAGACAGAGTAGGGAGAGTAGGGGATTctccttttcccttttcccttttcccAGTCTAAACTAAAAAGACTTATATCTGTTCGTCAAGGAGTCTTATACCCCAGCAAATTATGTGAAGATGTAGATGTTGTTAATTTATAGGGTGGAACTGGAAAGGAAAACATAAGAAAGACAAGACGAGGTAGCAGGTGATAAAAAGAACTCGCCTTAAAGTACATGACATAAGGTGATTTGATATGATTTCCTTTGTTCAATTCCGACATCAATGCTAGCAAGGGTAATTTAGGACAATCCCGTATGATAATCAAGTCCAAGTAACCATCTGAGAACTGCATATCAACCAGGacaaaaaagagaataaacCAAAGTCATGTATGCCTACAAATAATAAAGATCACAAAATGATAAATTCAAATGCATATACGTCTCTGCTTATTTTGGAAAGGCTTTTTGAAGCAGATGAACAAACAATACATACATTCACAAGATAGGCTCCAGTCATACAGTCAAATTCACTAGGTTTAatatacataatatatatatatatatagctcaATGGCCATATTCATTTACCAAATAAAGCATTGTGTGGAGAACACTTCTCccaagaaaaggggaaaaagaagaggaaaagaaagggTTTTAAGGGCTCAGAATGTATTATTGAGAATTGGCTTTTTATTCTGCATTTTCTTAGACTCAGCAAAGTTATGGTTAAGAATATCAAACCCATACCAAATATTTTCTCCATCAATTAACCagaagagaaagaggaaaacgCATGAGTGGGTACAAAAGCAattaattagagaaaaaaaggaaaaatacaaatCCAAGTCAACCCCAAATCTCAGACATGCAACACAATAAAGCAATTGAGATGCATACAGAAGTGACCTAACAAGGCATGACCTCTAGTGGCCTAGATTGATGCAAAGATTTAGTTCTCAAACTGAGAACAAACTCCATAAACCCCACCCCCCCCACAACCACACACATAAATCTTCTCTCTACTAGGAATACCAGATTCCACATTATTCTGGAACTGCTTCATCTTTTCCAGTGGAACCTGTCCAAGACTCCAAGCACAGCAGTTTGCTTTCTCATTGCAACAAAATAAACTAAAGAAGAAAGAACATTCATGAGCAAGAACCCTGTTTCAGATAGCATTTCAGTATAAGGGTACTGACAAGAATACACGATTCTTGTTGTTGTACTAAGAAATACTTCTTTCGCAACCACTACAATGGACCTTGAAgcttctctttaaaaaaaaagcagGTGATTCCTGCTTCCTTCCAGGAACTAGGAGCCCCTTCAAAAAGGCTTTCTCATGATTATAAAGCACAGTGCATAGTTAACTCCAATAATCACTAAAAAAGTTGAATTTGGTCCAAAATAGAAGTTTGCAACTTATCCATTTGCCTTGCTTTCTAAGTTTATATTCACTTGGTAATGACAAGGTTAggcatttcaaaatattcatttaagcCCTATTTggaaactgttttcaaaaacagttttaaaattggaaacctgaaatgtttttaacctattttttatgtttttaaatatgttttatatgtagtattttgtttttaatgattctccatatttgtataattattttttaaaagaatccttaaaaaataagtgaaaacagttaaaagatgttttctgaAAAACacaatgtttttgtttttaagaacataaaactattttttgttttctgattgtcaaacatgttttcttgtttATCTATTATCTAAAACAGaacattgttttcaaaaacatttacCAAACAGGGCCTTACTTTTCCCTCAGTTGTTTTTGTTTCCATGGACCTAGAATCAAATAGGCAGGAGTTGACCCTATTGTTTACACCTTGTAAACAATTCAAGCAATGTCACACAGTCAATTGAgatttaagagagagagagaaagaaagtgaCACAAgctaatgaattttaaaaaaccagAAAAGGAGACCAACCTTGGCATCGGGTGCTGCCATAGTGTCTTCACCACCCCAAGGCACATTATGAAGCCAGATGGAAACAAAAGGTCCATCAATGGTTCTCCATTGTAATTTCTCCAATTCAATATTAGGTCCCTGATAACCATGCTGTTGAACCTTAATAGGCTCCTCTTGACTTGGATTGAAGGTATTGAGTCCACTAGTAGATTCACCTTTGTAAGTACTTGGCTCTCCAAAAGCTTCAAAGCCAGGTGCAGGCACAAAAGATATACATCCATTATACTTCCTCAAATGTGATATTCGTTGCAGAGCCTGAATAATAAGAACAGTTTAGTAACAATGATGTT is from Vitis riparia cultivar Riparia Gloire de Montpellier isolate 1030 chromosome 10, EGFV_Vit.rip_1.0, whole genome shotgun sequence and encodes:
- the LOC117924323 gene encoding sphingosine kinase 2 isoform X2, whose product is MPIGVVPAGTGNGMAKSLLDSVGDPCSPTNAVLAIIRGHKCSLDVATILQGETKFFSVLMLAWGLVADIDIESEKYRWMGSARLDFYALQRISHLRKYNGCISFVPAPGFEAFGEPSTYKGESTSGLNTFNPSQEEPIKVQQHGYQGPNIELEKLQWRTIDGPFVSIWLHNVPWGGEDTMAAPDAKFSDGYLDLIIIRDCPKLPLLALMSELNKGNHIKSPYVMYFKVKAFVLEPGPRTEDPTKGGIIDSDGEVLARGNGTYKCDQKTLMAYDNLQIAVDQGLATVFSPI